The Corynebacterium confusum genome has a window encoding:
- a CDS encoding DMT family transporter, translated as MRWVFLLLAIASEVVATLGLKIALDHPWVYAVVVAGYAAAFALLHRVLKLGMAIGVAYGMWAAGGVVATAALSAVLFGETLTWLKMTGMALIVAGVACVEMGARPRLQSAPAEVDTV; from the coding sequence GTGCGCTGGGTTTTCCTCCTGCTGGCGATTGCCAGCGAGGTGGTCGCCACCTTAGGACTGAAAATCGCCCTGGATCATCCGTGGGTCTACGCGGTGGTGGTGGCCGGCTACGCGGCGGCCTTCGCGCTGCTGCATAGGGTCCTCAAGCTGGGCATGGCCATCGGGGTGGCCTACGGCATGTGGGCCGCCGGCGGGGTAGTGGCCACCGCCGCGCTGTCGGCGGTGCTGTTCGGGGAGACGCTGACCTGGTTGAAGATGACCGGCATGGCGCTCATCGTGGCCGGCGTCGCCTGCGTGGAGATGGGGGCTAGGCCGCGCCTGCAGTCGGCCCCCGCGGAGGTGGATACCGTATGA
- a CDS encoding VOC family protein, producing MPAFEAEVGLPFWIDLTTADQPSSAEFYRAVLGWDIEGEPGGYQTVTVKGLPIGGFIPQPDGAQNPDTWVTHFLSADIAADCERAERLGGKVMADPRPIERGQMALLVDPTGGLFGLIQPAAPTSFTAGGEPGCAVWHELSVTRDFSPALDFYGELFDWELRTSPGRAGEIEYATAEAEGAAFAGFWNAQGQFPDHVNSFWQTFLGVADLDAAMEQAQAHGGEVIRPAEESPFGRMCLLADATGATVTLVETPPAPEEEPRESDDVLNLGL from the coding sequence ATGCCAGCATTCGAGGCCGAGGTAGGTCTGCCCTTCTGGATCGACTTGACCACCGCAGACCAGCCGTCCTCGGCGGAGTTTTACCGAGCCGTGCTGGGCTGGGACATCGAGGGCGAGCCGGGCGGCTACCAGACCGTGACGGTAAAGGGTCTGCCCATCGGCGGGTTTATCCCGCAGCCGGACGGCGCCCAGAATCCGGATACCTGGGTCACGCATTTCCTGTCGGCGGATATCGCGGCCGACTGCGAGCGCGCGGAGCGCCTCGGCGGCAAGGTGATGGCGGATCCGCGCCCCATCGAGCGCGGGCAGATGGCGCTGTTGGTGGATCCCACCGGCGGCCTCTTCGGGCTGATCCAGCCCGCGGCACCCACCAGCTTTACCGCCGGCGGTGAGCCCGGCTGCGCGGTCTGGCACGAGCTGAGCGTCACGCGGGATTTCTCCCCGGCGCTCGACTTCTACGGTGAGCTCTTCGACTGGGAGCTGCGCACCAGCCCGGGCCGCGCAGGGGAGATCGAATACGCCACCGCGGAGGCCGAGGGCGCGGCCTTTGCCGGCTTCTGGAACGCGCAGGGACAGTTCCCGGACCATGTCAATAGCTTCTGGCAGACCTTCCTGGGAGTCGCGGACCTCGACGCCGCGATGGAGCAGGCGCAGGCCCACGGCGGGGAGGTCATCCGGCCCGCCGAAGAGTCCCCGTTCGGCCGCATGTGCCTGCTGGCCGATGCCACCGGAGCGACGGTCACCCTGGTCGAGACCCCGCCGGCGCCGGAGGAAGAGCCGCGCGAGTCCGACGACGTGCTCAACCTCGGCCTCTAA
- a CDS encoding alpha/beta hydrolase, giving the protein MSTPDNARPLDEGQEWFIGGQDRQLDDDAQLEQLASYIDAHYELPDFTPPWKGGAGDPAPADNYCAQLPDRVTHAAMMVLGTGVDHSLPGVAFTRDVEQTDLPELPACQFSSTQETAHSGTWVVSLHSGGWWRGSGSALEMQWRPEVAAAVGLSGAYAVDLDYPLAPQHTVGQMLEAVAKAVEYCRAQGADKVVVWGYSSGAALAALAAPLADALVLTFPDFDALAALPDELRAGHALPDPKSWPTTFLQLARQDEVAAHPDVKGSHITTRDYAGRHRFQTPTVMRQRVSDVAEFLRGVSYRN; this is encoded by the coding sequence ATGAGCACTCCGGATAACGCGCGCCCCCTGGACGAGGGCCAAGAATGGTTCATCGGCGGCCAGGACCGGCAGCTGGACGACGACGCGCAGCTCGAACAGCTGGCCTCCTATATCGACGCCCACTACGAGCTACCGGACTTCACCCCGCCGTGGAAGGGCGGGGCGGGGGATCCGGCCCCGGCGGACAACTACTGCGCCCAGCTGCCCGACCGCGTCACCCACGCGGCCATGATGGTCCTGGGCACCGGGGTGGACCACAGCCTGCCGGGCGTGGCTTTCACCCGCGACGTGGAGCAGACCGACCTGCCCGAGCTCCCCGCCTGCCAGTTCTCCTCCACACAGGAGACCGCGCATTCGGGCACCTGGGTGGTCAGCCTACACTCGGGCGGCTGGTGGCGCGGTTCCGGTAGCGCCCTGGAAATGCAGTGGCGTCCGGAGGTCGCCGCCGCGGTCGGTCTGAGCGGGGCTTACGCCGTGGACCTGGACTACCCTCTGGCGCCGCAACACACGGTCGGGCAAATGCTCGAGGCGGTAGCCAAGGCCGTCGAGTACTGCCGCGCCCAGGGCGCGGACAAGGTCGTGGTCTGGGGTTATTCCTCCGGCGCCGCACTCGCCGCACTCGCCGCCCCGCTTGCCGATGCCCTCGTGCTCACCTTCCCGGACTTCGACGCCTTGGCGGCTCTGCCGGACGAGCTGCGCGCAGGACACGCGCTCCCCGACCCGAAGAGCTGGCCGACAACCTTCCTCCAGCTCGCCCGCCAGGACGAGGTCGCCGCCCACCCGGACGTTAAGGGCAGCCACATCACCACCCGGGACTACGCCGGGCGGCACCGCTTCCAGACCCCGACTGTCATGCGTCAGCGCGTCAGTGACGTTGCGGAGTTCCTCCGCGGGGTGAGCTACCGGAATTAG
- a CDS encoding decaprenylphospho-beta-D-erythro-pentofuranosid-2-ulose 2-reductase, translated as MLNAVGQAQHILLLGGTSEIGLGIVEEFLDRGPAKVTLAARPGSQHLEAARAELAHKGADVEVIEFDATDFESHPAVIDAAFARGDVDVAIVSFGTLGDQEQLWQDQAKAVASAQVNYTAPVSVGVLLGQRLKAQGHGTIVVLSSVAGMRVRRSNFVYGASKAGLDGFYVNLGEALRGDGVNVLVVRPGQVRTRMSAEAGDAPLTVNVSDVAKDTVQAVLDGKQSIFVHPLFKYVSLAFKFIPQPVFRKLPF; from the coding sequence ATGCTTAACGCAGTAGGCCAAGCACAACACATTCTCCTTCTCGGCGGCACCAGCGAAATCGGCCTGGGCATCGTCGAAGAATTCTTGGACCGCGGTCCGGCCAAGGTCACCCTGGCGGCCCGCCCGGGCTCCCAGCACTTGGAGGCCGCCCGCGCGGAGCTGGCCCACAAGGGCGCGGACGTAGAGGTCATCGAATTCGACGCCACCGACTTCGAATCCCACCCGGCGGTTATCGATGCCGCCTTCGCCCGCGGCGACGTCGACGTCGCCATCGTTTCCTTCGGCACCCTGGGCGATCAGGAACAGCTGTGGCAGGACCAGGCCAAGGCTGTGGCTTCTGCCCAGGTCAACTACACCGCGCCGGTCTCCGTCGGCGTGCTGCTGGGCCAGCGGCTCAAGGCGCAGGGCCATGGCACCATCGTGGTGCTGTCCTCGGTGGCCGGCATGCGCGTGCGCCGCTCCAACTTCGTCTACGGCGCCTCCAAGGCCGGCCTTGACGGCTTCTACGTCAACCTGGGCGAGGCCCTGCGCGGCGACGGCGTCAACGTGCTGGTGGTCCGCCCCGGCCAGGTCCGCACCCGCATGTCCGCCGAAGCTGGCGATGCCCCGCTGACCGTCAACGTCTCCGATGTCGCGAAGGACACCGTGCAGGCGGTCCTCGACGGCAAGCAGTCCATCTTCGTCCACCCGCTGTTCAAGTACGTGAGCTTGGCCTTCAAGTTCATCCCGCAGCCGGTTTTCCGGAAGCTGCCGTTCTAA
- a CDS encoding M13 family metallopeptidase, with translation MKDLYQFVNGPWLDAHVIPDDRGVDGTFHGLRDEAEEMVHEIVQSDDSRPGALYASFMDVDGVNGAGLAPLDKDLDRLAVEDMDALAEVLGQLEREGVGAPVTFWVEKDSGSEDAVPYLIQSGLGLPDEAYYREEAHADTLRAYTEHVAQMLGFLDPARLFGLGAEVAAQRVVQLETDIAAGHWDVVATRNAVETYNPVELKDVPRVAQTIVRAGGIKDGRVVSMMPSYFDHLAGLFTEDRIADWQLWATWHILLSRAALLPEKVGAKNFEFYGTRLSGATQQRDRWKRAVGLAESFVGQEIGRAFVDKHFPVSSKREMDELVDYLIAAYRERISTLEWMTPATRERALEKLGQFKAKIGYPDTWRDYGDLSFSPAGADLVDNARRGAAFSHDYELSKVGKPADRDEWVTTPQTVNAFYNPVVNDITFPAAILRPPFYNPEADAAENFGAIGAVIGHEIGHGFDDQGSQYDGLGNLNSWWTDEDRAAFEKLTTQLVEQFDGQVPTVLKDNGIESSGVNGKFTLGENIGDLGGLGIAVVAYQNYCRDKGTDPHENLAPFEVDGAEPELYEQNYSGLQRLFLAWARVWRTAIRPEMATQYLAIDPHSPAEFRCNLIAANVAELYEAFDVPADSPMYVAPEQRVTIW, from the coding sequence ATGAAAGACCTTTACCAGTTTGTCAATGGACCTTGGCTCGACGCACACGTCATCCCGGACGATCGCGGCGTGGACGGTACGTTCCACGGCCTGCGCGATGAGGCCGAGGAGATGGTGCACGAGATCGTGCAAAGCGATGACTCCCGCCCGGGCGCGCTTTACGCCTCCTTCATGGACGTCGACGGCGTCAACGGCGCCGGCCTCGCCCCGCTGGATAAGGACCTAGACCGCCTGGCCGTCGAGGACATGGACGCCCTGGCGGAAGTCCTGGGCCAGCTCGAGCGCGAGGGCGTGGGTGCCCCGGTGACCTTCTGGGTGGAAAAGGATTCCGGCTCCGAGGACGCCGTCCCTTACCTCATCCAGTCGGGCCTGGGCCTGCCGGACGAGGCCTACTACCGCGAGGAGGCGCACGCGGACACCCTGCGCGCCTACACCGAGCACGTGGCGCAGATGCTGGGCTTTTTGGATCCGGCCCGCCTCTTCGGGCTTGGCGCGGAGGTCGCCGCGCAGCGCGTGGTGCAGCTGGAGACCGACATCGCCGCCGGGCACTGGGACGTGGTCGCCACCCGCAACGCGGTGGAGACCTACAACCCGGTTGAGCTGAAGGACGTGCCCCGCGTGGCGCAGACCATCGTGCGCGCCGGGGGAATCAAGGACGGCCGCGTGGTCTCCATGATGCCGTCCTACTTCGACCACCTGGCCGGACTGTTTACCGAGGATCGGATCGCCGACTGGCAGCTGTGGGCCACCTGGCACATCCTGCTCTCCCGCGCCGCCCTGCTGCCGGAGAAGGTGGGGGCGAAGAACTTCGAGTTCTACGGCACCCGCCTGTCCGGGGCTACCCAGCAGCGCGACCGCTGGAAGCGCGCGGTTGGCTTGGCGGAGAGCTTCGTGGGCCAGGAGATCGGCCGTGCCTTCGTGGACAAGCACTTCCCGGTGTCGTCCAAGCGGGAGATGGACGAGCTGGTGGACTACCTCATCGCCGCCTACCGCGAGCGGATTAGCACCCTGGAGTGGATGACCCCGGCCACCCGCGAGCGGGCGCTGGAGAAGCTGGGCCAGTTCAAGGCGAAGATTGGCTACCCGGATACCTGGCGCGACTACGGGGACTTAAGCTTTAGCCCTGCGGGCGCCGACCTGGTGGACAACGCGCGGCGCGGCGCGGCCTTCTCCCACGACTACGAGCTGTCCAAGGTGGGCAAGCCGGCCGACCGCGACGAGTGGGTCACCACCCCGCAGACCGTTAACGCTTTCTACAACCCGGTGGTCAACGACATCACCTTCCCGGCGGCCATCCTGCGTCCGCCGTTCTACAACCCGGAGGCGGACGCCGCGGAGAACTTCGGCGCTATCGGCGCGGTCATCGGCCACGAGATCGGCCACGGCTTCGACGACCAGGGTTCGCAGTACGACGGCCTGGGCAACCTGAACTCCTGGTGGACGGATGAGGACCGCGCCGCGTTTGAAAAGCTCACCACCCAGCTGGTGGAGCAGTTCGACGGCCAGGTGCCCACGGTGCTCAAGGACAACGGGATCGAGTCCTCCGGCGTCAACGGCAAGTTCACCCTGGGGGAGAACATCGGCGACCTGGGCGGGCTGGGCATCGCCGTGGTGGCGTACCAAAACTACTGCCGCGACAAGGGCACTGATCCGCACGAGAACCTCGCCCCCTTCGAGGTCGACGGCGCCGAGCCGGAGCTCTACGAGCAGAACTACTCCGGCCTGCAGCGCCTGTTCCTGGCCTGGGCGCGAGTCTGGCGCACCGCCATCCGCCCGGAGATGGCCACCCAGTACCTGGCCATCGACCCGCACTCCCCGGCGGAGTTCCGCTGTAACCTGATCGCCGCCAACGTCGCGGAGCTCTACGAAGCCTTCGACGTCCCGGCCGATTCCCCGATGTACGTCGCCCCCGAGCAGCGCGTGACCATCTGGTAG
- a CDS encoding galactan 5-O-arabinofuranosyltransferase, whose protein sequence is MSTESTVTTPSAPASARPLSQFGDHRDELSRGPALLAILLTALGGGLVTLAGWVVFRTVSLPAFSTSMVTRALATVGIVATLMVVGVLLFFWIRDKHSAGPRPRWRAWLTAVVSYLSPALLVLSSIGLPLSASRLWLDGIQVDQSFRTQFLTRMADTATHADMNYLDLPTFYPMGWFWLGGRLANVLGIPGWEVFQPWALISLAMCGCLLVPLWQRLVGSLPVATAIALTTTAVTLTIAAEEPYSAVIAMGVPAAAFLCSRAFHGSWLSTLGLALFLGASASFYTLFTGAISLTVVSFVAIITAVLERRWEPIVRLICIGVGSLALAAICWGPYVLGVLRSDVPINSTAQHYLPEEGTQIPVPFLAPTIIGLLCLIGLVYLFLRQNNRDIRTLGWALGGTYLWIAASMVLTLLGSTLLGFRLEILVVLIMATAGVLALAEVRMHGIDKLWPQGFSPATNRRITAAFMAVLVLSGVFYAQRIPEENESAIDHAYTDTDGYGERADRYTSDSSGHYQEIQHFLEDHGVVPNESVMLTDERLFMAYHPYWGFNAFTAHYANPLGQFDARNEQIETWANDSWDQTPEEFLDALDSAPWRGPDAMLFRGSMEDSADGFKTHLAEDIYPNQPNVRYRAVFFDSEVFDEAHWAMEQVGPFVVAVRTD, encoded by the coding sequence ATGTCCACTGAGTCCACCGTGACAACTCCTTCCGCACCTGCCTCCGCCCGGCCGCTGTCCCAGTTCGGCGATCATCGCGATGAGCTCAGCCGTGGGCCGGCGCTGCTGGCCATCCTGCTCACCGCGCTGGGCGGCGGGCTGGTCACCCTGGCCGGCTGGGTAGTCTTCCGCACGGTGTCCCTGCCGGCGTTTTCGACCTCGATGGTCACGCGCGCGCTGGCCACGGTAGGTATTGTCGCTACGCTGATGGTGGTAGGCGTCCTACTGTTTTTCTGGATCCGGGACAAGCACTCGGCCGGCCCGCGCCCGCGCTGGCGCGCCTGGCTGACCGCCGTCGTGTCCTACCTTTCCCCGGCGCTGCTGGTGCTGTCCTCCATCGGCTTGCCGCTGTCGGCCAGCCGCCTGTGGCTGGACGGCATCCAGGTCGACCAGAGCTTCCGCACGCAGTTCCTAACGCGGATGGCGGATACCGCCACGCACGCGGACATGAACTACCTGGATCTGCCCACCTTCTACCCGATGGGCTGGTTCTGGCTGGGCGGGCGCCTGGCCAACGTGCTGGGTATTCCCGGCTGGGAGGTCTTCCAGCCCTGGGCGCTAATCTCCCTGGCCATGTGCGGGTGCCTCCTGGTGCCGCTGTGGCAGCGCCTAGTCGGCTCCCTGCCCGTAGCCACCGCTATCGCGCTGACCACCACGGCGGTGACGCTGACCATTGCCGCCGAGGAGCCCTACTCCGCCGTCATCGCGATGGGCGTTCCGGCGGCGGCCTTCCTGTGCTCCCGGGCCTTCCATGGCTCCTGGCTGTCCACGCTGGGCCTGGCGCTCTTCCTCGGCGCTTCGGCCTCCTTCTACACCCTGTTCACCGGCGCGATCTCCCTGACCGTCGTCAGCTTCGTGGCCATCATTACCGCGGTGCTGGAGCGTCGCTGGGAGCCCATCGTGCGCCTGATCTGCATCGGCGTCGGCTCGCTGGCCCTGGCCGCCATCTGCTGGGGCCCATACGTCCTCGGCGTCCTGCGCTCCGATGTCCCCATCAACTCCACCGCGCAGCACTACCTGCCGGAAGAGGGCACGCAGATCCCGGTGCCCTTCCTGGCCCCGACCATCATCGGGCTGCTCTGCCTCATCGGCCTGGTGTACCTGTTCCTGCGCCAGAACAACCGCGACATCCGGACCCTGGGCTGGGCGCTCGGCGGCACCTACCTGTGGATCGCGGCATCGATGGTGCTGACCCTGCTGGGCAGCACGCTGCTCGGCTTCCGCCTGGAAATCCTCGTGGTCCTCATCATGGCCACCGCCGGCGTCCTGGCGCTGGCCGAGGTGCGCATGCACGGCATCGACAAGCTCTGGCCGCAGGGCTTTAGCCCCGCCACGAACCGCCGCATCACCGCCGCGTTCATGGCCGTATTAGTGCTGAGCGGGGTCTTTTACGCCCAGCGCATTCCCGAGGAAAACGAGTCCGCCATCGATCACGCCTACACGGACACCGACGGCTACGGCGAGCGCGCCGACCGCTACACCAGCGACTCCTCCGGCCACTACCAGGAGATCCAGCACTTCCTGGAGGACCACGGGGTAGTGCCCAACGAATCCGTGATGCTCACCGACGAAAGGCTGTTCATGGCCTACCACCCCTACTGGGGCTTTAACGCCTTCACCGCGCACTACGCCAACCCGTTGGGCCAGTTCGACGCCCGCAACGAGCAGATCGAGACCTGGGCCAACGACTCCTGGGACCAGACCCCGGAGGAGTTCCTCGACGCCCTGGACTCGGCCCCCTGGCGCGGGCCGGACGCCATGCTCTTCCGCGGCAGCATGGAAGACTCCGCCGACGGCTTCAAGACCCACCTGGCCGAGGACATCTACCCCAACCAGCCGAACGTGCGCTACCGGGCCGTCTTCTTCGACTCCGAGGTCTTCGACGAGGCTCACTGGGCGATGGAACAGGTCGGCCCCTTCGTGGTCGCCGTCCGCACGGATTAG
- a CDS encoding DMT family transporter, producing the protein MSWAYIILAVLCEVAGTMSLRMSAVRGGRWWLLAVIAGYVAAYVFLSLALLEGMALGVAYGIWSAVGVALTAVLSFLFFKEPFTWLKSLGVALIIGGVLLVEMGA; encoded by the coding sequence ATGAGCTGGGCGTATATCATCCTCGCGGTGCTCTGCGAGGTCGCCGGCACGATGAGCCTGCGGATGTCCGCGGTGCGCGGCGGGCGCTGGTGGCTGTTGGCCGTCATTGCGGGTTATGTTGCGGCCTATGTCTTTTTGTCCCTGGCCCTGCTGGAAGGAATGGCCCTAGGCGTGGCCTACGGGATCTGGTCCGCGGTAGGGGTGGCGCTGACGGCGGTGCTGTCCTTCCTCTTTTTCAAAGAGCCTTTCACCTGGCTGAAATCCCTGGGCGTGGCGCTGATTATCGGCGGGGTGCTGCTCGTGGAGATGGGGGCTTAA
- a CDS encoding arabinosyltransferase domain-containing protein, translating into MPAEPTSHGSPAPGWLRLCAIVAGLVGFVLFIATPLLPVNQVQSSFSWPSDDSLNSVNAPLISLAPEQLEADIPVSAIDQLREGQTQLFGTLPASSKEATDRGLFVNAGDFGLSVSSLNEVVLSLTPVQMERLDDKDVIHISSTEDETTVEVGPFSQSIDDDDLRPQVTGAYSEIEDTPENLAQLRADGLDVQVEINSRFTSSPTLIKSLAMWGGLAMVLISLFTLWRIDRLDGKRPGFMPESWKKIRPLDGMVAAVLVFWHIFGANTSDDGFILTMGRVSENADYMANYYRWYGVPESPFGSPYYDLVAFLSQISATSVFMRLPALVSAFLIWFILSRELLPRFGELIDSRRVAHWTAALMFLAFWLPYNNGVRPEPVIALGVIFTWASFERAIATRRLLPAAVGTIAATLTLGAGPTGLFAVGVFLVCLPQLFKIMRERLPLLGGGATGWLGMIAPFLASGTAIFVAVFGDQTLAAVMESIRVRSEVGPALPWYSEYVRYSTLFQQSVDGSMTRRFAMFTMLFSLVLIIYAYIKDHRVAGAPQDITRRLLLIVAMSMFFLLFTPTKWTHHFGIYAGVAGVIAALGAVVLSQIALKSPRARTFSLAAVVILLAFSTAGWNAWWYVSSFGVPWWDRTIQFRAIEANTVLLAIGLILVGIGIWQSFRHNSRKTKAAAAGATDEFARQEADRVSRWAGVMSAPIALACAFIVGISVASFAKAYVDQYPAYSVGKGNTQALAGKTCSLSDEAMIETNTNDAFLSPMDGGFGDSLIDPDKDNYGFDPNGIPEDIEQEAQNSASVGAIGDSGSAGSATSGGNRSAGGDVSDSDATGSDDSEDSSHKDSASKAAEESGASEGGSRDTTGVNGSVKHLPFNFDYNQVPVLGSYNEGQNSTAKLTTKWFNLPEEKENSPLITVGVAGKIHHHDVNGVKQEGMDVTLEYGTADETGRVSNTGEIEMMDVGATPKWRNLRYPLADIPDEANVVRIVAVDDSTNEDDWVAVTPPRVPELTNMTSRFDSSRPALLDWSTALQFPCQRTFDHYAGVTEIPEFRILPDAPAQTSLTDFQSFSGGGAMSTSEAVNYSYEIPSYLNNDWDRDWGSIYKYELRTNSEGIAPDKADINLEDITRSGWWKNSEMNVRPEGEE; encoded by the coding sequence ATGCCAGCCGAACCCACCAGCCACGGCTCCCCCGCCCCCGGGTGGCTCCGTCTTTGCGCCATCGTGGCGGGCCTGGTGGGCTTCGTGCTATTTATCGCCACGCCTCTGCTGCCGGTCAACCAGGTCCAGTCCTCGTTCAGCTGGCCCAGCGACGACTCACTGAACTCGGTCAACGCGCCGCTTATTTCCTTGGCGCCGGAACAGCTGGAGGCCGATATTCCGGTCTCCGCTATCGACCAACTGCGCGAGGGGCAGACCCAACTCTTCGGCACGCTGCCGGCCTCCTCCAAGGAAGCCACCGACCGCGGCCTCTTCGTCAACGCGGGCGACTTCGGCCTGTCGGTCAGCTCCCTGAACGAGGTCGTGCTCTCCCTGACCCCGGTTCAGATGGAGCGCCTAGACGACAAGGACGTCATCCACATCTCCTCAACCGAGGACGAGACCACCGTTGAGGTGGGCCCGTTCTCCCAGTCGATCGATGACGACGACCTGCGCCCGCAGGTCACCGGCGCCTACTCGGAGATCGAAGACACCCCGGAAAACCTCGCCCAGCTGCGCGCGGACGGGCTCGACGTCCAGGTCGAAATCAACTCGCGGTTTACCTCTTCGCCCACCCTGATCAAGTCGCTGGCCATGTGGGGCGGCCTCGCGATGGTACTGATCAGCCTGTTCACGCTGTGGCGCATCGACCGCTTGGATGGCAAGCGCCCAGGCTTCATGCCGGAATCCTGGAAGAAGATCCGCCCGCTGGACGGCATGGTCGCCGCGGTGCTGGTCTTCTGGCATATCTTCGGCGCCAACACCTCCGACGACGGCTTCATCCTGACCATGGGGCGGGTCTCGGAGAACGCGGACTACATGGCCAACTACTACCGCTGGTACGGCGTGCCGGAGTCACCGTTCGGTTCCCCGTACTACGACCTGGTGGCCTTCCTGTCCCAGATTTCCGCGACCTCGGTCTTCATGCGCCTGCCAGCGCTGGTCTCCGCGTTTCTCATCTGGTTCATCCTCTCGCGCGAACTGCTCCCCCGCTTCGGCGAGCTGATTGACTCTCGCCGCGTGGCCCACTGGACCGCGGCGTTGATGTTCCTGGCCTTCTGGCTGCCGTACAACAACGGTGTCCGCCCGGAACCGGTCATCGCGCTCGGCGTGATTTTCACCTGGGCCTCCTTTGAGCGCGCCATCGCCACGCGCCGCCTGCTGCCCGCGGCCGTGGGCACCATCGCCGCCACGCTGACCCTGGGCGCGGGCCCGACCGGCCTGTTCGCCGTCGGTGTTTTCCTGGTCTGCCTGCCGCAGCTGTTCAAGATCATGCGCGAGCGCCTGCCGCTGCTGGGCGGCGGGGCCACCGGCTGGCTTGGCATGATCGCTCCCTTCCTGGCCTCCGGCACGGCGATCTTCGTGGCTGTATTCGGCGACCAGACCCTGGCCGCGGTGATGGAGTCCATCCGCGTGCGCTCCGAGGTCGGCCCGGCGCTGCCGTGGTACTCCGAGTACGTGCGCTACTCCACGCTGTTCCAGCAGTCCGTGGACGGCTCCATGACCCGCCGCTTCGCTATGTTCACCATGCTGTTTAGCCTGGTGCTCATCATCTACGCCTACATCAAGGACCACCGCGTGGCAGGCGCGCCGCAGGACATCACCCGGCGCCTGTTGCTCATCGTGGCCATGTCCATGTTCTTCCTGCTGTTCACCCCGACCAAGTGGACCCACCACTTCGGCATCTACGCCGGGGTGGCCGGCGTAATCGCCGCGCTCGGCGCGGTGGTCTTGTCCCAGATCGCGCTGAAGTCGCCGCGGGCGAGGACCTTCTCCCTGGCCGCTGTGGTTATCCTGCTGGCCTTCTCCACCGCCGGCTGGAACGCCTGGTGGTACGTCTCCTCCTTCGGCGTGCCGTGGTGGGACCGCACCATCCAGTTCCGGGCCATCGAGGCCAACACCGTGCTGCTGGCCATCGGGCTGATCCTCGTGGGGATCGGCATCTGGCAGTCCTTCCGCCACAACTCGCGCAAGACGAAAGCCGCGGCCGCCGGCGCCACCGATGAGTTCGCACGCCAAGAGGCCGACCGGGTGTCCCGCTGGGCCGGCGTCATGTCGGCGCCTATCGCGCTGGCCTGCGCGTTCATCGTGGGTATCTCCGTGGCCTCCTTCGCCAAGGCCTATGTCGACCAGTACCCGGCCTACAGCGTGGGCAAGGGCAACACCCAGGCCCTGGCGGGCAAGACCTGCTCGCTGTCGGATGAAGCCATGATCGAGACCAATACCAACGACGCCTTCCTCTCCCCGATGGACGGCGGCTTCGGTGACTCCTTAATTGATCCGGACAAGGACAACTACGGTTTCGACCCCAACGGCATCCCGGAGGATATCGAGCAGGAGGCGCAGAACTCCGCGTCGGTCGGCGCTATCGGTGACTCCGGCTCGGCCGGTTCCGCCACCTCCGGCGGCAACCGTTCCGCCGGCGGGGACGTCTCCGACTCGGACGCTACCGGTTCCGATGACTCCGAGGACTCCAGCCACAAGGACTCCGCTAGCAAGGCAGCCGAGGAATCCGGCGCCTCCGAGGGCGGTTCCCGCGACACCACGGGCGTCAACGGCTCGGTCAAGCACCTGCCGTTCAACTTCGACTACAACCAGGTACCGGTCTTAGGCTCCTACAACGAGGGTCAGAACTCGACCGCGAAGCTGACCACCAAGTGGTTTAACCTGCCGGAGGAGAAGGAAAACTCTCCGCTGATCACCGTCGGCGTGGCCGGCAAGATCCACCACCACGACGTCAACGGCGTTAAGCAGGAGGGCATGGACGTCACCCTCGAGTACGGCACCGCGGACGAGACCGGGCGCGTCTCCAACACCGGCGAGATTGAGATGATGGACGTCGGCGCCACCCCGAAGTGGCGTAACCTGCGTTACCCGCTGGCCGACATCCCGGACGAGGCCAACGTCGTGCGCATCGTCGCCGTGGACGACTCCACCAACGAGGACGACTGGGTCGCCGTGACCCCGCCCCGCGTGCCGGAGCTGACCAACATGACCTCTCGCTTCGACAGCTCCCGCCCGGCCCTGCTGGACTGGTCCACCGCCTTGCAGTTCCCCTGCCAGCGCACCTTCGACCACTACGCCGGCGTGACCGAGATTCCGGAATTCCGCATCCTGCCGGACGCTCCGGCGCAAACCTCCCTGACCGACTTCCAGTCCTTCAGCGGCGGCGGCGCCATGTCCACCTCGGAGGCCGTGAACTACTCGTACGAAATCCCCAGCTACCTCAACAACGACTGGGACCGCGACTGGGGCTCCATCTACAAATACGAGTTGCGCACCAACTCCGAGGGCATCGCCCCAGACAAGGCCGACATCAATCTGGAAGACATCACCCGCTCCGGCTGGTGGAAGAACTCCGAGATGAACGTCCGCCCCGAGGGCGAGGAATAA
- a CDS encoding MGMT family protein translates to MKETVRSVCAAIPAGNVTSYGEVGKVAGVGARYVGWFLSRHGAQLPWWRVVRADGTCHDPDRARAHWQAEGIAFSAGRVDMRQCGIAAEELQSIWQRG, encoded by the coding sequence GTGAAAGAGACGGTCCGCAGCGTCTGCGCGGCCATCCCGGCCGGCAACGTCACTTCCTATGGCGAGGTGGGCAAGGTCGCCGGCGTAGGCGCCCGCTACGTCGGCTGGTTTTTGAGCCGGCACGGCGCGCAGCTGCCGTGGTGGCGCGTGGTGCGCGCTGACGGCACCTGCCACGATCCGGACCGCGCGCGGGCCCACTGGCAGGCGGAAGGAATTGCGTTTTCTGCAGGTAGAGTGGATATGCGGCAGTGCGGTATTGCCGCCGAAGAATTACAGTCCATTTGGCAAAGGGGCTAA